From one Coffea eugenioides isolate CCC68of chromosome 11, Ceug_1.0, whole genome shotgun sequence genomic stretch:
- the LOC113751587 gene encoding putative late blight resistance protein homolog R1B-23: METAVESAVGFLLENLLQLIKENRDLISGAGSKVTELSDNLDLLKSFVTTYTEKHFENDILQNLAKQIRSLTHEAEDVIEEYIYCVALHKSRGRVEKFIHSPAYGSSVRAVSKKIQDVSNRVKEMYQRNFLIGGDAFNADRVDKKPKPGVPGADKVIGFEDAAAEVIERLTGKKWDQQRKTDSEQQKTEMKHMTEVKQQIELKRIEDLEVVSIVGMLGLGKTTLARKVLIDPVIEYEFFTRIFVAVSQDYEKREVLQTILVQGGFFKNITELNGKSIEELERLIGDKLKSKYLVVLDDVWTNDVWKQLKPVFPDNKKGSRVLITTRHKFVAEYSKSKIRPYDLRFLFPEESRELLRTKVFDENRCPEHLEEMETNILDKCKGLPLAIVVTAGILRNNRERKEWWEKVFRGVSNLVDDDQKRSEMLIKLSYDHLPFQLKPCFLYLGVFPEDVDIPVWKLLRLWIAEGFIQHIPDTSYASLEEIAGEYLRELVDRNLVMVADRRSNDEIKTCRVHDTLRHFCKKKAIEENLFQEIKLDELIGPSASASLKNSRRLCVSAYLSDYISRTPSAPCVRSLLSLAKDESALSKEDCALIAKPFKLLKVLDVKSSKIVGRCPAELAKLVLLKYIAINCELKTLPKKMSSLLNLQTIIIDTTSSSLDIQLDLWKMTQLRHLHANASTTLPKCQEQTIMVNLQTLSTISPESCTTDVFKRTPKLKKLGIRGNIGLLVQPSRESSLSDGLLQLELLEKLKLHNDDVTCKLQALPFEHKFPAKLTRLSLQSTSLDWSHMSTLGKLKSLEVLKLKDNAFKGKHWETEDGGFRYLKVLFIGATDLKVWKAKSSNFPELKSLVLKQCRNLEAIPSDLANAKSLQVIDLEHTSQTVVASAKNMQLLQLRVLRQKRDIETSELKVKIYPPE, translated from the exons ATGGAAACCGCTGTAGAATCTGCAGTTGGATTCCTCTTAGAAAATCTGTTGCAGTTAATTAAGGAGAATCGCGATTTGATAAGCGGTGCCGGTAGCAAAGTCACCGAACTCTCAGACAACCTTGATCTACTGAAGAGCTTCGTGACCACGTACACGGAAAAGCACTTCGAAAACGACATCCTGCAAAATTTGGCGAAGCAGATAAGGAGTCTCACGCATGAAGCTGAAGATGTCATTGAAGAATACATCTATTGTGTTGCACTGCATAAGAGCAGAGGGAGGGTTGAGAAGTTTATTCACTCGCCTGCATATGGATCCAGCGTACGGGCTGTCAGCAAAAAGATTCAAGATGTCAGTAATCGGGTGAAGGAAATGTATCAAAGGAATTTTTTGATCGGTGGGGATGCCTTCAACGCTGATAGAGTGGACAAAAAGCCCAAG CCTGGTGTTCCAGGGGCTGACAAAGTCATAGGTTTTGAGGATGCAGCCGCAGAAGTTATTGAACGTCTCACCGGTAAAAAATGGGATCAACAAAGAAAAACAGATTCAGAGCAGCAAAAGACCGAGATGAAGCACATGACTGAGGTAAAGCAGCAGATTGAATTGAAACGGATTGAGGATCTAGAAGTGGTTTCAATTGTTGGAATGCTTGGGTTGGGAAAAACGACACTTGCTAGAAAGGTTCTAATTGACCCTGTCATCGAGTACGAGTTTTTCACTCGTATATTTGTTGCCGTTTCTCAAGATTACGAGAAGAGGGAAGTGCTTCAAACTATTCTAGTCCAGGGTGGTTTCTTTAAGAACATCACAGAATTGAATGGAAAGTCTATTGAAGAATTAGAAAGACTGATTGGTGATAAGTTAAAGAGCAAATATTTGGTTGTCCTGGATGATGTGTGGACCAATGATGTATGGAAGCAACTCAAACCTGTTTTCCCCGACAACAAAAAGGGCAGCAGGGTGTTAATAACCACTCGGCACAAATTTGTGGCCGAGTACAGTAAATCAAAGATCAGACCCTATGACTTACGTTTCTTGTTTCCAGAAGAGAGTCGGGAATTACTTCGAACAAAGGTCTTTGATGAGAACAGATGTCCAGAGCACCTAGAGGAGATGGAAACAAACATTTTGGACAAGTGTAAAGGGCTACCACTAGCAATAGTGGTCACTGCTGGTATTCTTAGGAATAATCGAGAGAGAAAGGAATGGTGGGAGAAAGTGTTTCGTGGTGTGAGTAATTTAGTCGATGATGACCAGAAGCGAAGTGAGATGTTGATAAAATTGAGTTATGATCATTTGCCTTTCCAATTGAAACCATGTTTTCTGTACCTTGGGGTCTTTCCGGAAGATGTGGACATTCCAGTTTGGAAATTGTTGAGGTTGTGGATTGCGGAAGGGTTCATACAGCACATTCCAGATACAAGCTATGCAAGCTTGGAGGAAATAGCAGGGGAATACTTGAGGGAATTGGTTGACAGGAATCTAGTTATGGTCGCAGATAGAAGGTCAAATGATGAGATTAAGACATGTCGTGTCCATGACACGTTACGCCACTTTTGCAAGAAGAAGGCCATAGAAGAAAATCTGTTTCAAGAAATAAAATTGGATGAGCTTATTGGTCCATCTGCAAGCGCCTCTCTAAAAAATAGCCGTCGCTTGTGTGTTAGTGCCTACCTTTCAGATTACATTTCTAGAACTCCTTCTGCTCCTTGTGTACGCTCATTGTTGAGTTTAGCCAAGGATGAGAGTGCTCTGAGCAAGGAAGATTGCGCACTTATTGCTAAACCCTTCAAACTACTCAAAGTGCTGGATGTCAAATCCAGCAAGATTGTTGGTCGTTGTCCTGCAGAACTAGCTAAACTTGTTCTCTTGAAGTACATTGCCATAAATTGTGAGCTCAAGACCCTTCCAAAGAAGATGTCTAGCTTGCTTAACTTGCAAACTATCATTATTGACACAACATCCAGTAGCCTTGATATACAGCTAGACTTGTGGAAGATGACACAACTAAGGCATCTTCATGCTAATGCGTCGACTACCTTGCCTAAATGTCAGGAACAGACCATAATGGTAAATTTGCAGACCCTATCTACTATATCTCCTGAAAGTTGCACCACAGATGTGTTTAAAAGGacaccaaaactcaagaaaCTGGGCATACGTGGGAATATAGGTCTTCTTGTGCAGCCCAGTAGGGAGTCTAGTTTGTCTGACGGTCTCTTACAACTGGAACTCCTTGAAAAATTGAAGCTGCATAATGATGATGTAACTTGCAAGTTGCAGGCCCTTCCATTCGAGCACAAGTTTCCAGCAAAGCTAACAAGGTTGAGTCTGCAAAGCACGAGTCTTGATTGGAGTCATATGTCAACTTTGGGGAAGTTGAAGTCTCTTGAGGTGCTTAAGTTGAAGGACAACGCCTTTAAGGGAAAGCATTGGGAGACAGAAGATGGGGGTTTTCGATATCTCAAAGTTTTGTTTATTGGAGCTACAGATTTAAAGGTTTGGAAAGCTAAGTCAAGTAATTTCCCTGAACTCAAAAGCCTTGTTCTCAAGCAGTGCAGAAATCTCGAGGCTATCCCATCTGACCTTGCAAATGCGAAAAGCCTCCAGGTGATTGACCTAGAACACACCAGCCAAACGGTGGTTGCCTCCGCAAAGAATATGCAGTTGCTGCAATTGCGAGTTCTCAGGCAGAAAAGGGACATCGAGACCAGCGAGCTCAAGGTCAAGATCTATCCTCCAGAGTAG